A genomic stretch from Hydrogenimonas urashimensis includes:
- a CDS encoding glycosyltransferase family 4 protein encodes MRILHTEWIRTKGGQSMRVLEDLKIIEELGHTPYLACRKESWLYEEARRRGFETFALPFGHLADPKPYLEMVRLIQHLRVEIVHTHSSKDSYPATYAAKLLGIKTVRSRHIELTKKPGHLFRLADRIVTTGERIKEELLDCGLSEKKVVSIPTYPDPRRFVPSIDRRRAFRHNLTIGTDTVVIGTMAGAGNRKRGWALVDMMPAILQTRPETVLLIAGDSRGDAAERLQARIDALGLQNRVRFVGYVQPETFLDAVDIYACPSEKEGLPQALMQAMMMGKACLSTDVGSIPELNAEENLLLTDKEDLAGFATLLQNLAGDRDRIRRLGETNRRLALERFNRDVMKAKSDRLYRELAEGVKRG; translated from the coding sequence ATGAGAATTCTGCATACCGAATGGATCCGCACAAAAGGGGGCCAGAGCATGCGGGTACTGGAGGACCTCAAGATCATCGAGGAGCTAGGGCATACGCCCTATCTCGCCTGCCGGAAAGAGAGCTGGCTCTATGAAGAGGCGCGCCGCAGGGGCTTTGAAACGTTCGCCCTCCCTTTCGGCCATCTGGCCGATCCGAAACCCTACCTTGAAATGGTACGGCTGATTCAGCACCTCAGAGTGGAGATCGTCCATACCCACAGCAGCAAAGACAGCTATCCCGCCACCTATGCCGCCAAACTGCTCGGCATAAAAACGGTGCGCAGCCGCCATATCGAACTGACCAAAAAGCCGGGGCATCTTTTCCGCCTGGCCGACCGTATCGTCACCACGGGAGAGCGCATCAAAGAAGAGCTTCTCGATTGCGGCCTATCGGAGAAAAAAGTGGTCTCCATCCCGACCTATCCCGACCCGCGGCGCTTCGTCCCCTCCATCGACCGGCGCCGGGCTTTCCGGCATAATTTGACGATAGGCACCGATACGGTCGTCATCGGCACGATGGCCGGCGCGGGAAATCGCAAGCGGGGATGGGCGCTTGTCGACATGATGCCCGCCATCCTCCAAACCCGTCCCGAGACCGTACTGCTCATCGCCGGTGACAGCCGAGGCGATGCGGCCGAGAGACTGCAGGCGCGAATCGACGCCCTTGGCTTGCAAAACCGTGTCCGGTTTGTCGGGTATGTGCAGCCCGAAACTTTTCTGGATGCCGTCGATATCTACGCCTGCCCTTCCGAAAAAGAGGGGCTTCCCCAGGCACTGATGCAGGCGATGATGATGGGCAAAGCCTGCCTCTCCACCGATGTGGGAAGCATTCCGGAGCTGAATGCGGAAGAGAATCTTCTTCTAACCGATAAAGAGGACCTGGCCGGTTTTGCGACGCTACTGCAAAATCTGGCCGGTGATAGAGACCGGATTCGCCGACTGGGCGAAACGAACCGGCGCCTCGCCCTCGAACGCTTCAACCGGGATGTCATGAAAGCAAAAAGCGACCGGCTCTATCGGGAGTTGGCGGAAGGTGTAAAGCGTGGTTGA
- a CDS encoding glycosyltransferase family 2 protein: MVDAVTVTILTKNSEKYLAKCLNALQDFDEVLVLDNGSEDNTLSIARGYSNVRIIEHPFIGFGPMKNLAARSARNDWILSIDSDEILTAQLLDSIRLLNPKTKNRVYTMNRLNHYRQKPIRCCGWYPDVVARLYNRTHTRFSDAMVHESLIIKPDTRKTSLKGQILHYPFDSAAALIEKMQSYSTLYAEEKKSASSPAKAFWRACFSFFKNYIFRRGFLCGYEGLLISVSNANGVFYKYIKLYEKTLEKKR, from the coding sequence GTGGTTGATGCCGTCACCGTCACGATATTGACGAAAAATTCGGAAAAATATCTCGCGAAGTGTCTTAATGCGCTGCAAGATTTCGACGAGGTCCTCGTTTTGGACAACGGATCGGAAGACAACACGCTCTCCATCGCCCGCGGGTATTCCAATGTCCGAATCATCGAACATCCCTTCATCGGGTTCGGCCCCATGAAAAACCTGGCGGCCCGAAGCGCCCGCAACGATTGGATTTTGAGTATCGACAGCGACGAAATTCTGACAGCGCAGTTGCTCGACTCCATCCGGCTTCTGAATCCGAAAACGAAAAACCGGGTCTATACGATGAACCGTCTCAACCATTACCGCCAAAAGCCCATCCGGTGCTGCGGGTGGTACCCGGATGTTGTGGCAAGGCTCTATAACCGTACCCATACACGCTTCAGCGATGCGATGGTCCATGAAAGTCTGATCATAAAACCCGATACCCGAAAAACAAGCCTCAAAGGCCAGATCCTCCACTACCCCTTCGACAGCGCTGCCGCGTTGATCGAGAAAATGCAAAGCTACTCCACGCTCTATGCCGAAGAGAAAAAAAGTGCTTCGTCCCCCGCCAAAGCGTTCTGGCGGGCATGTTTCTCTTTTTTCAAAAACTACATTTTCCGCCGGGGATTTCTCTGCGGCTACGAAGGGCTTCTCATCAGCGTCTCCAACGCCAACGGGGTCTTTTACAAATATATCAAACTTTACGAAAAAACGTTGGAGAAAAAACGGTGA
- a CDS encoding glycosyltransferase family 2 protein, translating into MKTSVIVTTYNWPEALSLTLDSLLRQTRLPDEVIIADDGSGKATAEVVEAFAAKAPFPVLHAWQEDEGFRLAMSRNRAIAKAKGEYIIVIDGDLILHEAFVEDHLKNAQPGLYLQGGRVLLGERMTKDIFAKSFDPRNIGPFSPDLGNRKNALRNRLLSRLFLRSSTTMKGIKGCNFSLFKKEILAVNGFDNRFVGWGREDSEFVARLYKAGMQRKNLKFAAVAYHLYHPENERAALPQNDERLQKTLLGDRIRCEDGIDRFLKRVEE; encoded by the coding sequence GTGAAAACCTCCGTCATCGTCACCACCTACAACTGGCCCGAAGCGCTTTCACTCACTCTCGACTCTCTGCTGCGCCAGACACGCCTGCCCGACGAAGTGATCATAGCCGACGACGGCTCCGGCAAAGCGACCGCCGAAGTCGTGGAAGCGTTCGCGGCCAAAGCCCCCTTCCCCGTCCTCCACGCATGGCAGGAGGATGAAGGTTTCAGGCTGGCGATGTCCCGCAACCGTGCCATCGCCAAGGCCAAAGGAGAGTACATCATTGTCATCGACGGCGATCTGATTTTGCACGAAGCCTTCGTGGAAGATCACCTCAAAAACGCGCAGCCCGGGCTCTATCTTCAGGGCGGACGGGTTCTTCTGGGAGAGAGAATGACGAAAGATATCTTTGCCAAAAGTTTCGACCCGCGAAACATCGGCCCCTTTTCACCCGACCTCGGCAACCGCAAAAACGCCCTGCGAAACAGGCTTCTCTCCAGACTCTTTTTACGCTCCTCCACTACGATGAAGGGAATCAAAGGGTGCAACTTTTCCCTTTTCAAAAAGGAGATTCTTGCCGTCAACGGGTTCGACAACCGATTCGTCGGATGGGGCAGAGAAGACAGCGAATTCGTCGCCAGGCTTTACAAAGCCGGCATGCAGCGCAAAAATCTCAAATTCGCCGCCGTCGCATACCATCTCTACCATCCGGAAAACGAACGGGCCGCACTGCCGCAAAACGACGAGAGACTGCAAAAGACTCTTTTGGGCGATCGTATCCGATGTGAAGACGGAATCGACAGATTTTTGAAGAGGGTGGAGGAATGA
- a CDS encoding glycosyltransferase family 4 protein codes for MKKIYFVRRQHNPFGGVERYFERLVKEMKRRGKFDVEVLHITQPKWMPSWIKLPWYDYQVCSTRKEGVYFSNDRLSCLDIHRAGGGTHKTFLKVKGFSLNPLHPVYLWLEKRALENSRQIIAISKMVKRNIIDDYGIDEKKITVIYNGIDMEEIPEEAIHEKKVKIFEEFALEEMDLPVILYVGSGYERKGVWEFLEILSRLKSPFHAFVVGKEKHMRKYIQRAETLGIAKRVTFAGPRRDVENFYAASDIFLFPSHYEPFGSVVLEAMHFGNAIITTRQTGAGEILETEPRMETPKDFTIIPYIEELLQNRSKLENIKKHNRTLVENYSMKRNVDETIAVIEKVLD; via the coding sequence ATGAAGAAAATCTACTTCGTTCGCCGTCAACACAACCCCTTCGGCGGAGTGGAGCGCTATTTCGAGCGATTGGTCAAAGAGATGAAACGGCGCGGAAAATTCGATGTGGAAGTACTGCATATCACGCAACCGAAATGGATGCCCTCCTGGATCAAACTGCCATGGTACGACTACCAGGTCTGCAGTACGCGCAAAGAGGGGGTCTACTTTTCCAACGACCGCCTCTCCTGTCTGGACATCCACCGCGCCGGCGGCGGTACTCACAAAACGTTTCTAAAGGTCAAGGGATTCAGCCTCAACCCCCTCCATCCCGTTTATCTCTGGCTGGAAAAAAGGGCGCTGGAAAACAGCCGACAGATCATTGCCATTTCCAAAATGGTCAAACGCAATATCATCGATGACTACGGTATCGACGAAAAGAAAATCACCGTTATCTACAACGGCATCGACATGGAAGAGATTCCGGAAGAGGCGATACACGAAAAAAAAGTGAAAATATTCGAAGAGTTCGCGCTTGAAGAGATGGACCTGCCTGTTATTCTCTATGTAGGCAGCGGTTACGAACGCAAAGGGGTTTGGGAATTTCTCGAAATCCTGTCCAGATTAAAATCGCCTTTTCACGCCTTTGTCGTGGGAAAAGAAAAACACATGCGAAAATATATTCAACGGGCCGAAACACTCGGCATTGCCAAGCGTGTTACCTTTGCCGGCCCACGCCGTGACGTGGAGAATTTCTATGCCGCTTCCGATATTTTTCTTTTTCCGTCCCACTACGAACCTTTCGGAAGTGTCGTTTTGGAGGCCATGCATTTCGGGAACGCCATAATCACCACCCGGCAAACCGGTGCAGGAGAAATCCTGGAAACAGAACCCCGGATGGAGACACCGAAAGATTTTACAATTATTCCCTATATAGAAGAGCTGTTACAAAACCGTTCAAAGCTTGAGAATATAAAAAAACACAACCGTACCCTGGTCGAAAACTACTCCATGAAACGCAATGTGGATGAAACCATCGCGGTCATCGAAAAGGTTCTGGATTGA
- a CDS encoding YrbL family protein, protein MKERVKIDPELFIGDGTERLCYLHPGNRAWCIKIPRSSSHTKQHRHDLKIYNKLAKRENGFRHIAAFRGTVITERGEGLLFETVRNGDGSVAKSLLHYLYNAPDRIDEEMISALRELENFIKKERIILKDPSPSNLLYQQNGSGGRFVIIDGIDLPAVPLFADFKISKQWEKVLRRLYRESGDNPAVRKLLAASWPNLFSQEAQ, encoded by the coding sequence TTGAAAGAACGGGTAAAGATCGATCCCGAGCTCTTCATCGGTGACGGAACGGAGAGGCTCTGTTACCTTCACCCCGGAAACCGCGCATGGTGCATCAAAATCCCCCGCTCCTCTTCCCATACGAAACAGCATCGCCACGATCTCAAAATTTATAATAAACTGGCGAAAAGAGAGAACGGTTTTCGTCATATCGCCGCATTCAGGGGAACCGTCATAACGGAAAGAGGCGAAGGCCTGCTCTTCGAGACGGTTCGAAACGGCGACGGCAGTGTGGCGAAAAGTCTGCTGCACTATCTCTACAATGCCCCGGATCGAATCGACGAAGAGATGATTTCGGCACTTCGGGAGTTGGAAAATTTCATAAAAAAGGAGCGGATCATTCTCAAAGACCCGAGCCCGTCCAACCTTCTTTACCAACAAAACGGAAGCGGTGGACGATTCGTCATCATCGACGGTATCGATCTGCCTGCCGTTCCGCTCTTCGCGGATTTCAAAATATCGAAACAGTGGGAGAAAGTCCTCCGTCGTCTCTATCGGGAGAGCGGTGACAATCCTGCGGTTAGGAAACTCCTAGCTGCCTCATGGCCCAATCTGTTTTCACAGGAAGCACAATGA
- a CDS encoding sulfatase-like hydrolase/transferase, whose translation MNLPVERLKLFFKINFFITSLFFLGFLIFNKETKTLYFTIPAAVSTAALLYLLYFILLRPFFRFYRVVLPLMTALFIVTNYLLLFDFFLFRIWKFHINAMVLNIIFSPAAYDSIQVGYGPPLVTALYFTLFTALELWLIRFIKRHDEQLFSWNRLFNKTVLPAVIALFLWEKVYYGLQNMKANDLILESVKPIPLYQPFTFARFASRYLGIEKVERKTTDIATRKDAKVHYPLEPVKIGKTHPVPIFIFGSDAVRTDMITQEIMPSVTAFSRDATFYRGVITGGNCTRFGLFSFFYGLNAPYWFAFLHAKKGPVLFDVLKRLQYQIGIFYSTDTRWPEFRQTIFYDVKTRIHDHMPGAPWQMDATLTEKWLQWIDEQNLSKPIFSFVFLDAPHGRSYPQEAAIFQPDGGGRTNYTTASAKDRKELFNQYKNAIHYDDALLGKMLDKLKRTGLYDRSVIVFMSDHGEEFFEHGHFSHNNAFDKEQTNSSLIVKLPGHSPKSIDQLASSIDFIPSLLKYLGVRNALSTFSNAQNMFSKSYHRTFATCGNWYHNAIITPSYTFVFSNLPNEILKTKVYKTDDYSRVYHPKGDISKIILEVLNENRKFIQ comes from the coding sequence ATGAATCTACCCGTCGAGCGGTTGAAGCTCTTTTTCAAGATCAACTTTTTCATCACTTCTCTCTTCTTTTTGGGTTTTCTGATATTCAACAAAGAGACGAAAACCCTCTATTTCACGATTCCCGCGGCCGTATCGACCGCCGCTTTGCTGTATCTGCTCTATTTCATTCTGCTGCGTCCCTTTTTCCGTTTTTACAGAGTCGTCCTTCCTTTGATGACGGCTCTTTTCATCGTAACGAACTATCTGCTGCTCTTCGATTTTTTCCTATTTAGGATCTGGAAATTCCACATCAACGCCATGGTCCTCAACATCATCTTCTCTCCGGCGGCCTACGACAGCATCCAGGTAGGCTACGGCCCGCCGCTGGTAACGGCGCTTTACTTCACTCTTTTTACCGCTTTGGAACTTTGGCTCATTCGTTTCATCAAACGCCACGATGAGCAACTTTTTTCTTGGAACCGCCTGTTCAACAAAACGGTATTGCCGGCCGTCATCGCGCTGTTTTTGTGGGAGAAGGTCTATTACGGCCTGCAAAACATGAAAGCCAACGATCTGATATTAGAAAGCGTCAAACCCATTCCTCTCTATCAACCCTTCACTTTCGCGCGATTTGCAAGCAGATACCTGGGCATCGAAAAGGTTGAACGCAAAACGACCGACATCGCCACCCGCAAGGACGCCAAAGTCCACTATCCTCTCGAGCCTGTCAAAATCGGAAAAACCCATCCCGTTCCCATCTTCATTTTTGGCTCCGATGCGGTTCGTACCGATATGATCACACAGGAAATCATGCCCAGCGTCACGGCCTTTTCCCGAGATGCCACCTTTTACCGAGGCGTGATTACAGGCGGCAACTGTACCCGTTTCGGCCTCTTCAGCTTCTTCTACGGCCTCAACGCCCCTTACTGGTTCGCCTTTCTCCATGCCAAAAAGGGGCCGGTCCTCTTCGATGTCCTGAAACGTCTCCAATATCAGATCGGAATATTCTACAGCACCGATACCCGCTGGCCGGAGTTTCGTCAAACGATCTTTTACGATGTCAAAACACGGATTCATGACCATATGCCGGGCGCACCGTGGCAAATGGATGCGACCCTGACCGAAAAATGGCTGCAATGGATCGATGAACAGAATCTCTCCAAACCCATCTTCTCCTTCGTTTTCCTGGACGCTCCCCACGGTCGATCCTATCCCCAAGAGGCGGCCATATTCCAGCCCGACGGCGGGGGAAGAACCAACTACACCACCGCAAGCGCCAAAGACAGAAAAGAACTTTTCAACCAATACAAAAACGCCATTCATTACGATGATGCGCTTTTGGGGAAAATGCTCGACAAACTCAAACGAACCGGACTCTACGATCGCTCCGTCATCGTTTTCATGTCCGACCACGGGGAGGAGTTTTTCGAACACGGCCATTTCAGCCACAACAACGCCTTCGACAAAGAGCAGACCAATTCATCTCTGATCGTGAAGCTTCCCGGACACTCTCCCAAGAGCATCGACCAACTCGCTTCAAGCATCGATTTCATCCCCTCACTTCTGAAATATTTGGGAGTAAGAAACGCCCTTTCCACTTTTTCCAATGCCCAAAACATGTTCTCCAAATCCTATCACCGAACTTTCGCCACCTGCGGCAACTGGTACCACAATGCGATAATCACACCGAGTTATACTTTTGTCTTTTCCAATCTTCCCAACGAAATTTTGAAAACAAAAGTGTATAAAACCGACGATTACAGCCGCGTATACCATCCCAAAGGGGATATCAGCAAAATTATCTTAGAGGTTTTGAATGAAAACAGAAAATTCATCCAGTAA
- a CDS encoding glycosyltransferase, with the protein MKTENSSSNRPPCIVLFNMTLSGGAGNYIVTLADALAKQGVQTHIVIYKDAVDYAIPQGVQLHKLLAKNRKDLKGELRNLLASLKPVDLILSNSTPSNKILSSLHLPNAMHIVHSAETKTYRGFFAPLKWWWRKRTYRKLYSDKHLITVSKGLQEYIVNTLSARPLSIHTLYNPFNIKEIRHLADQKPKEIPARPYLLHVGRLNVGQKRHDLLLEAYKKAAIPYKLYIVGEGPDRDRIQSLIDQMGLTEQVILQGHSDNPYAWMRHAKLLILSSDYEGFSRVLAEALIVGTPVVSTDCPSGPSEILTGQLKAYLSPPGNFDALALNIQKALKAYPDLSRFDLSHLDAGCIAQELVKSIMAMKK; encoded by the coding sequence ATGAAAACAGAAAATTCATCCAGTAACCGACCGCCCTGCATCGTGCTTTTCAACATGACCCTCTCCGGGGGAGCGGGAAATTACATTGTCACACTGGCGGACGCCTTGGCGAAACAGGGGGTGCAAACCCATATCGTTATTTACAAAGATGCCGTCGATTACGCGATACCCCAGGGCGTTCAACTGCATAAACTTTTGGCGAAAAACAGAAAGGATCTCAAAGGCGAGTTGCGGAATCTGTTGGCGTCATTGAAGCCAGTCGATCTGATTCTCTCCAACTCCACTCCTTCGAACAAGATTCTCTCCAGCCTCCATCTGCCCAATGCGATGCACATAGTTCACAGTGCGGAGACCAAAACGTATCGCGGCTTTTTCGCTCCGCTGAAGTGGTGGTGGCGCAAACGCACCTATCGAAAACTCTACTCAGACAAACACCTCATCACCGTCTCCAAAGGCTTGCAAGAATATATCGTCAATACCCTAAGCGCCCGCCCGCTTTCGATTCATACCTTATACAACCCGTTCAATATCAAGGAAATTCGTCATCTTGCAGATCAAAAGCCAAAAGAGATTCCGGCAAGGCCCTATCTTCTGCATGTTGGGCGATTGAATGTCGGCCAAAAACGTCATGATTTGCTACTGGAAGCCTACAAAAAAGCTGCTATTCCTTACAAACTATATATCGTCGGCGAAGGACCGGATCGGGATCGCATTCAATCGCTCATCGATCAAATGGGCCTTACGGAGCAAGTGATTTTACAAGGACACAGTGACAATCCATACGCATGGATGCGCCATGCCAAACTTTTAATTCTCTCCTCCGATTACGAAGGTTTTTCTCGGGTCCTCGCCGAAGCGCTGATCGTGGGGACTCCCGTCGTCAGTACTGATTGTCCCAGTGGACCTTCGGAAATTCTTACCGGCCAATTGAAAGCCTATCTTTCCCCCCCCGGTAATTTCGATGCTTTGGCTCTTAATATTCAAAAAGCACTCAAGGCGTATCCGGATCTCTCAAGATTCGATCTCTCCCATTTAGATGCCGGGTGCATCGCCCAGGAATTGGTAAAATCCATAATGGCGATGAAAAAATGA
- a CDS encoding O-antigen ligase family protein, with translation MQYNDRLKKRISFLLNLFLVVYAALLPFSYAFTIYTGPLLLVFLWLAEGELHQKTKALISNKALLFLLLFFAVHMLSVLWSDNIHAAMRILKHYFAIIVLMVVMYTSLKKSFVPYLLLTFLFSMFVSEILLYGVFFEWWHFKKASVANPSPIMHHVFYSIFVAVTSLLLLWQLFNPKNPLKIKILEFFFLISTTTNLFLNSGRTGQLGFIFALFVFTIKFAGFKKKYLLGTLSALLALFLSAYQFSPIFHAKVHQGISDVRGIFHGNLDTSWGLRVAMKKVGIRIVKDHPLLGVGVGDVIETFQSYLEKSKEKKYSFLSTITHVHDQWLQITLQTGIVGLILFVLSLVQLYKMPFHAPLIQATFHAILTIFIVAFFTDVPLRNFTAALFGFTVGLFLFLSRTYSTLEESYS, from the coding sequence ATGCAATACAATGACCGCTTAAAAAAACGGATTTCTTTTCTACTCAATCTCTTTTTGGTAGTTTATGCAGCACTGCTTCCTTTTTCATACGCATTCACCATCTATACCGGTCCACTTCTGTTGGTTTTTTTGTGGTTGGCGGAAGGGGAGCTGCACCAAAAAACCAAAGCTCTGATTTCCAATAAAGCACTACTTTTTCTCTTGCTCTTTTTCGCTGTGCATATGCTCTCTGTGTTATGGAGTGACAACATTCATGCAGCTATGCGAATTTTGAAACACTATTTTGCAATCATCGTACTTATGGTCGTTATGTACACATCTTTGAAAAAATCTTTTGTACCCTATCTCCTCCTCACCTTTCTTTTTTCCATGTTCGTGAGCGAAATTCTTCTGTACGGCGTCTTTTTTGAATGGTGGCATTTCAAAAAAGCGTCAGTGGCCAACCCCTCTCCCATTATGCACCATGTTTTTTACAGTATCTTTGTGGCGGTTACCAGCCTGTTGCTCCTTTGGCAGCTTTTCAATCCGAAAAACCCATTAAAAATAAAAATATTGGAATTCTTCTTTCTAATATCGACCACCACCAATCTCTTTCTCAATAGCGGAAGAACCGGTCAGCTCGGCTTTATCTTTGCCCTGTTCGTGTTTACAATCAAATTTGCAGGATTCAAAAAAAAATATCTTCTTGGTACATTGAGCGCTTTGCTTGCTCTTTTCCTCTCAGCCTACCAATTCTCTCCCATCTTTCACGCAAAAGTTCACCAGGGAATTTCCGATGTCCGAGGTATCTTCCATGGAAATCTCGACACATCTTGGGGGCTGAGAGTGGCCATGAAGAAAGTAGGCATCCGGATTGTCAAAGATCATCCACTGCTCGGGGTCGGTGTGGGAGATGTGATAGAGACTTTTCAAAGCTATCTCGAAAAGTCAAAAGAGAAAAAATATTCCTTTTTATCCACGATCACCCATGTTCACGACCAGTGGTTGCAGATCACGTTGCAAACCGGCATTGTCGGGCTTATCCTTTTTGTCCTCTCTCTTGTTCAACTTTACAAAATGCCTTTCCACGCCCCCTTGATCCAAGCGACCTTTCACGCGATACTCACTATATTCATCGTCGCTTTTTTCACCGACGTTCCTTTGAGGAATTTCACGGCAGCGCTTTTCGGTTTTACCGTAGGCCTTTTTCTTTTCCTGAGCCGAACCTATTCTACTCTTGAGGAAAGTTATTCATGA
- the murI gene encoding glutamate racemase — MKHSQRVGIFDSGAGGLTVVKSIMEHRFFDEIIYYGDTARVPYGTKDAATITRYALEALEFFKNFDIDLLITACNSVSAHALPEMRANAEIPIYGVIDPGVKALQNSGLDPSSRILILGTRATIQSGRYQKGIEAIGYKNIESIAPSLFVPVVEEGVFEGPVLQSVMTHYFKAIETPDAVILGCTHFPLIAEAIRDYFPNAPLLIHSGEAIAEHLEEQGYLSKRVEKTKLKIFASENPDNLKAIAAKWLQQ, encoded by the coding sequence ATGAAACATTCTCAACGTGTTGGCATTTTCGACAGCGGCGCCGGTGGCCTGACCGTCGTCAAGAGCATTATGGAGCACCGGTTTTTCGATGAAATCATCTACTACGGCGACACGGCGCGCGTCCCCTACGGCACCAAAGATGCCGCCACCATCACCCGTTACGCCCTCGAAGCACTGGAATTTTTCAAAAATTTCGACATCGACCTGCTTATCACCGCCTGCAATTCCGTCAGCGCCCACGCCCTGCCGGAGATGCGCGCCAATGCCGAAATTCCCATCTACGGCGTCATCGACCCTGGTGTCAAAGCCCTGCAAAACAGTGGCCTCGACCCATCTTCGCGCATTCTGATTCTGGGTACCCGCGCCACGATCCAAAGCGGCCGCTATCAAAAAGGCATCGAGGCGATCGGGTACAAAAACATCGAATCGATCGCCCCTTCTCTTTTCGTTCCCGTGGTCGAAGAGGGTGTTTTCGAAGGACCCGTGCTTCAAAGCGTCATGACCCACTATTTCAAAGCCATCGAAACACCCGATGCTGTGATCCTTGGATGCACCCACTTTCCCCTCATCGCCGAAGCCATTCGCGACTATTTCCCCAACGCCCCTCTGCTCATTCACTCGGGGGAAGCGATCGCGGAGCATCTTGAAGAACAAGGATACCTGTCCAAGCGAGTGGAAAAGACCAAACTCAAAATTTTCGCATCGGAAAATCCCGACAATCTCAAGGCGATCGCCGCAAAATGGCTGCAGCAATGA
- the waaF gene encoding lipopolysaccharide heptosyltransferase II, with the protein MKILVELPTWLGDAVMTTPALENLFAAYPDAHITLVGSYVATEALKAHPRITQTVLDTTKSEGFRPLNVYRLAKTLGSHDIALTFRSHLYSKLLLKLTGSIKIFQYKKPSHFSLPTSHSASVASVHQVQRYQAFIDTVTGRHDTPGILLLHWPKKSYERPTLGINPGATYGSAKRWYPEKFAEVAATLSDLFDIVIFGGPAETDIARDIETILIQKGVENILNLAGKTTIPELCSAIGGLDLFITGDSGPMHIAAAYQVPTVALFGPTKHEETCQWMNPPSTIVRHEMACAPCMKRTCPLKHHACMKEITPQEVVNAVHAMMNRVFKQEKRE; encoded by the coding sequence ATGAAAATTCTCGTCGAACTGCCCACCTGGCTGGGCGATGCCGTCATGACCACTCCGGCGCTTGAAAACCTTTTCGCCGCCTATCCCGATGCCCATATCACCCTCGTCGGCTCTTATGTGGCCACCGAAGCGCTTAAAGCCCACCCCCGTATCACCCAAACCGTCCTCGACACAACCAAATCGGAAGGATTCCGCCCCCTCAACGTCTATCGCCTTGCCAAAACCCTCGGTTCCCACGACATCGCCCTGACTTTCCGCAGCCACCTCTACTCTAAACTGCTCTTGAAGCTGACCGGCTCAATAAAGATATTCCAATACAAAAAACCTTCCCACTTCTCACTCCCCACTTCTCACTCGGCTTCTGTCGCCTCCGTCCACCAGGTCCAACGCTACCAGGCTTTCATCGACACCGTCACTGGCCGACACGACACACCCGGCATTCTGCTCCTCCATTGGCCTAAAAAAAGCTACGAGCGTCCGACACTGGGTATCAACCCCGGCGCGACCTACGGCAGCGCCAAGCGGTGGTACCCCGAAAAGTTCGCCGAAGTCGCCGCGACCCTCTCCGACCTCTTCGACATCGTCATCTTCGGAGGACCTGCAGAAACCGATATCGCCAGAGACATTGAAACGATTCTCATACAAAAAGGGGTGGAGAACATTCTGAATCTCGCGGGAAAAACCACGATACCCGAACTCTGCAGCGCCATCGGCGGACTGGATTTGTTCATCACCGGCGACAGCGGCCCCATGCACATCGCCGCCGCCTACCAGGTCCCCACCGTCGCCCTTTTCGGACCGACGAAGCACGAAGAGACCTGCCAATGGATGAACCCCCCAAGCACCATTGTCCGCCACGAAATGGCCTGCGCCCCCTGCATGAAACGCACCTGTCCTCTCAAACATCACGCCTGCATGAAAGAGATAACGCCCCAGGAGGTCGTGAACGCAGTCCATGCCATGATGAATAGAGTGTTCAAACAGGAGAAGAGAGAATAA